The segment atatttttcatagttGAAAACCATGGCAGACTGCAAGTTTGAGTGCTTACAAGTAGGAACATTGGTATCCAGGACCAAAGAGGAACATCCATCAGCTGCATTAATAATGGCTATACCTATCTTACTCAAATTGATATTAAGTAGGCAAAAAGAAGAGAGGCACAgaattactttcttttccctgacaTTCCAGGAGTCAAAAGTATAATATTTCCCCATGCACAGCTCCTCCATTTTATAATGAAGAGCAATGCTACACACTGCAATGCTATACCATGTTTTTATCCCTACACAGGATAGAAACACTCCCTGCTTCCTAGGGTGGGGAACCCACAGTCTCAAAGCCTCAGGAGCTTATCAAAATTAGAACCTAGCAGAAAAATGGAAGCAAGACACAATGCATGAGAACAGTctaaaacaaacacacagattCATCATGAATACTGACAACAGTGAACTGAATTTAGTGTTTGACATTTAATTGTAACAGAGTACATCAAGGTAACCAGCATGAAAGCCACACAAAGACATTCAAGCagtaagctaaaaaaaaataattcaaagtttaaaaataagttataCTCACATAAGAGGTAAAAGTATGCCATCAAAATAGTTTTAAGACTACTGTTACTGAAGTTAAAGCTAATTTACTAATCATCAATATGTACATGCTTGAAAGCATGTGCAGCCAATCccataaaaatatataagatGTGCAGCCAATCCCATAAAAACATATAAGACTGGGAGTTATCACACTATAAAAAACTATTTAATTCCATTGGTACGTTAGGAagctatataaaaaaattgatAAACAGTCTAACAATGCACTATGAGACTGTTTAGCAGAATAATGAAAGCAGAATGACTAGCAGAATAATGAAAGTATCAGGACTGTGAATTGAAATGCCTATCATTATAAAACATACAGCAAACATATAAATccaaaaggaaatttaaaattctttttctttgacaaTCCCAGTATGAGTATGGACTGGTTGCAATGGAAAGAAGAGGCAGTAACATAAATTAAGAGATATCAGATTTGTCTTAAAATAGACATTTAGGATACTTGAAAAAAGTTCTGGTACATATATCAACATGTCTGACAGAACCAAATCTTCATAGAAAAACTGTAAGGGAGACAATCAGGCAGTATCTGCCTTAGAGACAGCTCTTCAGAAGGCACACATTACATTCATGTTCCAAAGTCTGGAATGTCTTCtccatatttattttgcagttcaCATATGAAAAGGCTCTTGGCATGCAAGAAAACTTATCTCAATGCTATGAAATGTTCCTTTTTGTGCTATGCTATGTGTAGTAGAAATCAACATGCAGGGTAGCAAAAGAGCAGTCTGAATGTAATTCATTTAATTAACCCACTTATTACCTCATATCAAAGAGCTTTGACAATACTGAAATTTGAACTCAGTGAGCAGATGCCAAAAGCCATAAAAAGTAGCAGAGAATCCAATCTTGGTAACCTGCAGTTAAACATCCATTGCAATGATAAACATTAGCCTTGATAAGCTAATACTAATCATTCCATTAACTTGTAGACAGTTTGCATTAacatgctttccttttttaagtgTACAAAGTTTAAGTATTAAGAAATCCACTGGTGGTGAACTTCTCATCTTCCAGATTACTGACTTTAGCCTCAGACTGCTGCTCCAGCTTCTCCACCATCTCTCTCAAGTGATCttcatctttgaaaaaatacaCGTACAAGTTTCTTTCCATCTGATGAAGCTTATTGGACTCTATAAAGTTTTTCTTTGACTTCACATCAGCAACCAGACCCACAAGGAGTTTATTTAGTTTCTTTAAATCAGCTTCCAGTTGATTAAACAGGTCAGTAAGTTcctaacaaaaaaatacaagattaaaaataattacttttataTTGTTAATACACTAGCTGAAATATAATAcaagtttttttgcttttggaattAAAAGTAAGTAAGTGAAGTgtcaccacaaaaaaaacccaacacacagGTGACAAGGTGACTCCATTCAATTTATgtagttttttaaattttgagttCCTGGTAACGGTACTCATATTAGGTcacaaaaaatgtaattccaTTTACTTGTTTACTAAACCAGATGAATAAAGAAAGATCTCGCCCTCTGCTACATAGGCTGAATACATTTTCAATCAATTacaacagacaaacaaacaaaaaaaacccaaaaccaaaacaaagcacaaaaaaaaggacaatttaaatttaaaattaaatcattaaTTACCAGCTACTCATTAATCATTAATTCCCAACTGTCATCCAAATTATAGATCAGTGTAAGCAGGTTAGTCATCTTCTTGCAcattatttctttaataaaggaaatacttttcttgaaaaataatacCAATAAAGAGATGTCACTATGTTTTAAGAGGTAACTTGAACTGGGAAGAAAGGGATTTGATTTATAACAAGTAAAgccaaaatgcattttgttcCAATTATAAagattcattttttaataaaaactgtttGGTATGTTACAAATTGACAGATGAAAGCGTTAATATTTTCTTGGTTAAagacatgaaaatatatttatgtaacaGAAGACTTCCTTCAATACTCTTGAGATATCGTCAATTACTTAAAAAATGTAACAAGTTTCATTTAACAACTCCTATTCCCATTTCAAAAAGGCTCTAAACCTGGGAGCTCTGTAGCAGGACTGTCCTACTACAATGGTCCTTCAAAATTCTGATATTCTTTATTGTCCAAATGAGCCTCCCAAGGCCAGGCTTTTTAAGGGGTCAACTCATATTATTCAGGTGCAACAggtaatggggaaaaaagcccatctgaaataaagagaaatttaaacaaattttcCAGTGACATCATATTCAGATGACATTATTTCCAACACCATAAACTTACTAGTAATACATGACTGTACAGGCCTTTGAGACCAAAGTTAGATGCAATAATTTGCTCAGATACTGAAGTTTTTTCCTgccaacttaaaaaaattctaacatGGACCATGTAAATACTGAGCCCATTGTCATTATGCTAATAAATTTGTTGCTGATTGTGGGAGTCAGTTTATGTGTCTACAGCCTTCAGCATTTTTCTCAGTAAGTAACACAACACACACTGACATAATAGTTTTAATAATGAGGTAAGTGCTTACTGGATTACGGAGTTGTAGCTGCTTTCCTCCACGATACAGAGCATTGTGAACAGAATCCACATCACTCTTCATCTTGGACAAAAGGAGAGACTGTTCTTGAGAAGATGCTGCTAGCTCATCTTCTGCTCTAGCACAATCCTGCTTTAACTGCTGAGCCATCTGCTCCAAGCTTTCATATGTTTTACACAATGTCTGGTTATCTTCTCCTTCCAGAAGCTGATGTAGCCTGTAAGAAATGAAGTTAGCCACACAAGCATTTTTAAGTTCCCAAGAACTCCTGACATTATTAATAAAGATTTTAGAAGATTTTCATGTTGACAAGCCAGACTAGTCAGACCAGTAAAGGGCAGTACTGCTCAGAGTACTCTTACTTACACTGCTGTATCTCTCATTGATTTCATTATTCTACCTATATAGAGTTAGTATGTAATTAATAGgactcaaaaatatttcaataataGCGATGATATTCCAAGATAACAGCTAAAAAGTACAATGAATACAAATAAAGTTGACAACATGCTTTTGCTAACTTTGCTCAGTTGCTACTACCACCCCTGTATATGAGTATCTTCTGGAGTTGAGTCCCAGTAAAGATTCTGATTGGCTCTAGTAAGAGCAGGAGCTATATTTAAATAGTAACTGAGTTTGTTTCAAGcattttctgtttagaaaatCTTTAGGATTTGTAACACTTTCAAATTCCCTTCACAGTCATGAATACTAAGATGTGCCAttaaaaaaagtggaaaagtaTCTAGGCAACATTCTGATTCACTGTTTTGGAGCCTTAATAATAAACCCGAACAAAAATGTTAGAAGTCGCCAATGCAAACACGCAACAGGAGCAAAATTAATGCTGCTTAATTATTGCAGTTATTCTCTGTGCAAAATCATACTCAACTATCACTTAACATTAATTAAAACACACTTAAAGCACCATcttaaaaggaggaaaagtctGACATTAACAAACctataattataaaataaaccTCATCAAAACGTTTAGAGTCTTGGAAGTGACAGTAACAGAGCACACATTCCTACTGTATCACTTGAGCTACAAAAGGACATAATTACTTCGATGGTTAAAGACCACGGGTGACAGGACACTGAAGCCTCCTGGCAACATCTGACATATTCAAGGAGCTGTTCCTCTCCTCTACcacatggggttttttgcagaCTAAGCTGGTGAGGTCATGCATATGATCTGGGAAATCATAGTTATTATAAACAGCTCTCTACATCTGTAAGTCTAGAGCTTTCAAGAGGTCCTAGTTAAGGGCACTGTATAAAGCCAGACTTTTTTTATATTCTGGATATTCCTTGGGAATGCTTCAGCGATATGAACAAGACAGATAATTGAGCAGCTTTTCCTCAGGCAAAATTGTGAAGAATTTCAAAGAATAAGAGACAAGTCTCATATCTTGAAGGCTTCAATTCTGGAGAATTCAAAATACAAACTGAACTAAGAACTTAGGAACAGAAAAGGCTCACCTTGCCTAAGTCTTTATCTCCCcaataattatttcaaaataagtaaAAGTTCAATAGTGACTATAATGGCTTACCTGTAAGAGAAACCATCCTCTGAACTAATAGTACTTCTTGGCTTTGCACGTTCAGTTTGTTCAGTTATCACCTGTATCCCCCGCTGCAAATCAATACTGCTCTGCTTCAGAGACTCTACCAAATTCTCAACATGACAGCACATCTCCTTATGTTTCTTCAACTCCATTTCATAGCCGAGCTCAATCAGTTCAAAAGATGCTTTCTTTCTTATCAAATGCCTGTATATTTCATCTTGTCTTGAAGCATAATATTCCTGCTGAGCAATTTGGTGATCCATGTATGCTTTCACCACTGGTGCAATAAAACGCTGTGCATTCTctttcagaagaggaagaagttcttccctgCTTATCCTAGCTATATCCTGTCTAATCTTTGAAATTTCATCATTCAAATCAGATATTTTGGCATCcaggttttcttgctttccaaTATCctgcatgaagaaaaacatttgtcaATTTCTTCATGGTTCCCTCCAAGCCACTGCATTTTTTCAGCTCATACAAGATTCATATACTTAAATCATATTAAAATCACTGCATCTTTTCTAActacaaaattaaatgaaaactcCACAAGCTGTTTTACAGGATTTTACATCATAAGGCAAATACATATTTACAAAGTAGGCATCAAATAAATGGATTTCAATAAATAGTAATTTCACTCCAGGGCCAGGAAACAACTCACTGTGAAAGAATAGAAGAGCTGTCATTTTACTTAGCACCCAAACTTCAAGCATGTCTAACTGAAATCTCACATgcaaacataattttttataGTCAGTCAGATGTCTATCAATGCTGCTATTGCAATCAATCTTATTCAAATTACTCTGATCAATCAAGCCCTATATGCTAGTCATCcataaacaaaaatatacaaattGGCACAATGCCTCCAGTTAGTCCATGACTGGCATAAgctaatatttttccttctgttagGATTTCTACACATTCTTAAATTCCATCTGTCTGTCATTCACTTGTCAACAGATTTCTGGGGCTTCACAGTCATTTATTTGGTATTTAAGACATGCCACCATAATGTCACcatattagaaatattttaaattcaaaagtCAGTGAATTAAAACTTGCCAACTTTATGCTATGgaatataaacaaaataaatttatcatATTAGTTCCTCAATACCAGAAATTTTCAACCAGTGTTAAGCTTTGTTCATTATCCAAACAACTCACAGTTACAATTTGAGATTTCCAAGTTAAACTAAACTGGAAAGGTACTACTAAATTCCTGGGCTTTAGAAGTAGTAATTCTTGAAAGTAGAATTAAATATACTTTGCCATACCAAAAAATTCCTAACTACATAAACTGGGCCTATTTCACAAGGAGCTTTGCGAGCAAAACTAAAACTTCATAAATGTGCAAtttcaccatgaaaaaaatagttgaaaaaaacccagtaactTGGCAATTCCTTTTACTATATTCCAGCTGAACACGCCTGCCTGTTTAAAACTCCACTACCTCCTATCACCTTTTGTGGCTTACCTTGCTCTCTAAGGACTGCAGCATGCTCTCTGCacattttaaagctgaattCATGCTCTCCTCTTTAGCTTGCATCTTAATTCGCTGATGTTGAGCACAAACGTAGGCTGCCTGGAGCCTCGCTATCTCTTTGATCTCTTCACAAACATCAGTAGTCTCAACACAAGTGACTTGCTTGCTTGTATCCCCAAGCTGAAAGGTGTCTTCAGGAGATTTTTCAGCCCATTCAGACATCCCTCGATAGCAATGCTTATCGTTTTTTATGTACGAGATAAGTGCTGCAGTGCTTTGTTCTTCCTGAGCCAAATACTCGTCCAAAGaaagttgggaaaaaaacacGGGATGCTGAGCTGACCCTTGCTCTGAATCTGAGGCAGTGAAGAAAGAGGACAGTTTCTTAGCTGCCTCTGTAAGAGACTGTAGTTCACTACTAAGCTTTTTATTTGCTGCAATAAAGATTTCCAGTCCGTCTTTCAGGTATTTATGTGCTTcttgctctctgctttctgatatttttaacATCTGTGTGTTTGCAACAACCATCATTTGAAGCTTATTATGCCGATGAGCTTGAAGTTTTTTTAACTGCTGAAGAGTTTGAAGCTCATCCTCTagttcctcctcttcttcctcctccttttggCTACTGTTCTTTGAATCCACAGGCTTCAAGGTTTTAAGGACTTCATCCAGTGCATTTCCTTCCAAAATGGGCTTGCCAGACTGAATAAGATTATCAAAATCTTGCAGTTCTTTTTCAGATACCACATGCTCCTCATTTACATTTCCACAAAACCACTCCAGAAAAGATTTGTCTTCCAAAGACTCAAACAGCCAGTCAAAATCTTCTCCATTCAGCTCATCAGCTTTAGGATAGCCAATTTTCTTTAGAGTTTTCACAAAATCATTTCCACAGCTcatgattaaaatatttttgtaagcaCAAAAGATCCAAATACATGAAAAAACTTGTGGTATTATTCCAGTTGTAATTATTGTGTCATTTTAA is part of the Heliangelus exortis chromosome 10, bHelExo1.hap1, whole genome shotgun sequence genome and harbors:
- the HAUS3 gene encoding HAUS augmin-like complex subunit 3, with the protein product MSCGNDFVKTLKKIGYPKADELNGEDFDWLFESLEDKSFLEWFCGNVNEEHVVSEKELQDFDNLIQSGKPILEGNALDEVLKTLKPVDSKNSSQKEEEEEEELEDELQTLQQLKKLQAHRHNKLQMMVVANTQMLKISESREQEAHKYLKDGLEIFIAANKKLSSELQSLTEAAKKLSSFFTASDSEQGSAQHPVFFSQLSLDEYLAQEEQSTAALISYIKNDKHCYRGMSEWAEKSPEDTFQLGDTSKQVTCVETTDVCEEIKEIARLQAAYVCAQHQRIKMQAKEESMNSALKCAESMLQSLESKDIGKQENLDAKISDLNDEISKIRQDIARISREELLPLLKENAQRFIAPVVKAYMDHQIAQQEYYASRQDEIYRHLIRKKASFELIELGYEMELKKHKEMCCHVENLVESLKQSSIDLQRGIQVITEQTERAKPRSTISSEDGFSYRLHQLLEGEDNQTLCKTYESLEQMAQQLKQDCARAEDELAASSQEQSLLLSKMKSDVDSVHNALYRGGKQLQLRNPELTDLFNQLEADLKKLNKLLVGLVADVKSKKNFIESNKLHQMERNLYVYFFKDEDHLREMVEKLEQQSEAKVSNLEDEKFTTSGFLNT